A window of Gossypium hirsutum isolate 1008001.06 chromosome D13, Gossypium_hirsutum_v2.1, whole genome shotgun sequence genomic DNA:
TCCCAATAATATCGTTTCGaaatttaaattgttatataatataatatatgttcGAGGTTTACCTCTCCCAATAATATTGTTGTGAAATTTAAATTGttaatcttttttatatataaaaatttgcatcattgttaaaataaataatggtataaaaaatatttcaatttaaatctATCTatattcatataatatatttcaaaaaaaatcacattattaATCATTATTGtactcttttgtttttttaccTTTAGTAGACCCATCAAACAAACATCAACAGCCGACCATAAAACCACCGTCTAAAGTCACACACCTACAATTTGAACGGCCAACCGACCGGCGAGACTCGACGGTCAATATAATTTCAtcgcttttttttttcaaatgacacaatcacaaaacaaaacaaatccttttttttcttgttttttttttccgatCATTTCACTTCAAATTTCAGATTTTATGAAGCTTGATAGCTTTAACAACGGGATTAGCTTGAGCAATCTGTTGTTTCCCCATTGCTTTGAAATCAAATTTACAACCATGTTCTTCAGGGTACCTATGGATCCCACAAAACACCATCCCACACCTGCACTTGAACCCCGTGAGCCCCACGCGCTTGTTACAACTTAAGCATCGTTTAGGTCTAACCTCAACCTCCACCACCTCCGCCGCCTTCGTCTCCGCCACCGATCCAGCGTCCTTATCCGCAGACGAGGACGACGAAACCGACGGAAAAGATGACGGCGAAGGGATCGAGGTTTGATTAACGGCGTGTTTGGCGGAGGAAGATCGATGTTGCTTCAGCTGAAGATCACGGTGACATTTTGAACAAAGATTTTGCGTCGCGGGACTGCCGATTAATCCACAATTGTTCGCACACAGCTTCGGTGCTTGACATCTATGTTCTTCcgccatttttttttcaattttttctttcaaacctgaaaaaaaatcattgaagaaaacaaattaaaatgataatttgcatgaaaaaaaattcaaaaaattagaagaaaatttacCAGAGCCAAGAGTTTCAAAGAGGTGGGGAATGGGAATCGAAATCAGAAATCAGAAATGAAACCCCAAATCTAATTCCCTTTTTaaaatcagaaattaaaattCAGTTTCATCCTAAAAATATAAGAGGTTGAAGGGATTCGTGGTCATGATTGAAATTTCCATACACTTTTGTCTTTATAAGCGGTATGAATTGaattttactaatatatataaattaaaggctaaattttgatattagtccctgtattttgcataagttacaattttaatatttgtattttcgatttttgaaattttagttctgAATCAAACGATAGCAATTAATTCATTAggtcaaattctgctattagtttCATATTGTATATAAGTTGTAGGTTTAGTTCatgttttctaacaaggttttcAAAATCGAACCAATCACGCCATCGATTCGTTAGTTCAATCGATCCGACTAGTTTGATCAATCTtgtaaatttgattaaataaatcattaaaaattcttaaaaataaaactcGATTGAATCGAGTTTTTACTCGGTTCGTACTGGTTTCCAGATCAACTGGCTCAATGTCCTTTTATGAATCAGTAGCCCAATCAATTCTCAGTTCAATCCGATTCAAACAACCTTGtcttttaatttgatagttatagttcttgtattttttttcctaattttgaaaTCTTAATCTTGACCGAGCCAATATTTGGCAAATCCATTAGCTAAAGTAACATGGTCTTTTGTGAGTATTATATGAAAATGGTAAGCTGATATGTCTGTACACACATGATAATAGTATTTGTtacataagatttttttttttgaaatcttagAATTTAATAGCAATTGTTTGGGCCTAAATAGAAAtttcaacttttgaaaaatacaaaattaaaagtgaCCAAATTAGAATACATtcactaaatccacaacttacacataatacataattaataacaatatttaacctAAATTCAATTGCAATAATTTTGAGATGCCTTTTCCCTTTCATCAATTTTAGTCATTgtgttttcgaattttgaaaattCGATATTGAATCAAAACGATGGTAGTTAAGTTGCTaggtcaaattttattattagtccTGTACTATACATAAGTTGTAGGTTTAGTCAAAGTTAATTGAATATATTTGAtaatatttactcaaacaccttgtgcaTTTtgcttttttgtgttttttttttgttatctcATTGTTTATTCGCTTTGAGTTTGCTTTTgctttattttggtgttttagaGAATTTTTATTATGAATTCTCACTTTTGAGAGTTAAACTAACTTAGGCAGATTTAAAGCTAAATTTTTGCTTAAAGTCACATAATTCGCCAAACTAAAATTCTAATCCTGTgacatatgtatataatatataatgttagcaaaagaaaattatataaaattgctctatatcaaataaaaatattatattatttaaaaaaataaaataataataggtgCAATTCTAAACTCACCAGTGGCAGATGGCACTAAGTTTGGGGgcctaactaaaattttaaaagttttagtgaaaagatttaaaaattttggtaagtCTAAttgaaactttcaaaatttttagatgttttatgaaaacttacaaacaaatttaaagagtctaattgaattttttttttttaaaagttaaaaggtttaataataaatttattaaattttgtggacctaattaaaaattttaaaaatttaatgtataattaaaattttcaaaaagaaaacctaTAGGACCTAATGAGGATCTCTGCCTTTAAAACTCACTTATaagtatttataattaatcatgccTCTATGTTCATTAAAATTAGGTTGAGGTAACTATTTATGATATTATTATCATCGTACACGAATCAATCAATCAACaactttaactattaaatttaaattgtggTTATGGATGCATTTACTATCATATTATAATATTGTGATTGTAACTATATTAAAAGTGAACATGTTCAACGGTCGAGTATCACCTAAATTTAAATTCCTGCTCGAAATTTGAGTGGATTTGAATACAAATATTAAactcgaaaaataaatttagcaaaaaaacttatgtttatttaaaatatgaatgggACTCAAGCTCCAATATTTTAAGCCGGAGCCCAACTCGGCCTAATCCTAAATAAATTCGGTGTAGTCATTTACAAATAGGAGTggatttgaataaaaattgatCCGTATTTTGTGCCATTAGGACTAGTTTACCATTTAGAACCATACATGGTTGTCTAAGGGCTAGTTTACCTTTGAGgtttaaaagtgtttttgaaaaatgttatgaaaaagagcttttgaaaagtttgacaGTGTTTACTATTGCCGTCAgaaagtacttttgaaaatgataaagtgttaattttaaatatggtGTTGTAAAGTGAAAAATTTACTGGGGGTAAAAAAAGGTAACTTCGTTGAAAGtacttttccaaaatttttgacTTGGTTAAAATCCTAGTTTAAAATCATGTTCAGTTTAAAAAGCTGCTTGCTTACTAAACTTTTGTTGTTTATGCTTTTAAGCCTCAATAGTAAACAAAAAATTTGGTAAACAAAGAGCTCTTCAACCCAAACTATGATTTCAAATTGTGATTCTAACCCAAGCCAAAATTTTTAACCTTCAACTTTTAGAAAAATGTTTTTCAATGAACTTACCTTTTTATCTCCCATTAAATCTTTCatatgcttttgaaaagtttgataatgtttaccattgttgtcaaaaagtgcttttgagaagataaaatgttaattttagacATGATGTTATAAAGTGAAAGATTTAATGGGAGACGAAAAAAAGTAACTTCGTTGAAAAAtacttttctaaaatttttggcttggttaaaatcttagtttaaaaTCATGTTCGGTTTAAAAAGCTGCTTGCTTACCAAATTTTTGTTGTttactgctttccatcctcaatAGTAAACAAAAAATTTGGTAAACAAAGAGCTCTTCAACCCAAACTATGATTTCAAATTGTGATTCTAACCCAAGCCAAAATTTTTAACCATCAgcttttggaaaaatatttttcaataaacttacctttttatttctcattAAATCTTTCATATGCTTTTAAAAAGTTTGATAATGTTTATCATTGCcgtcaaaaagtatttttgagaagataaaatgttaattttagacATGATGTTATAAAGTGAAAGATTTAATGGGAGATGAAAAAAGTAACTTCGTTGAAAAAtacttttccaaaatttttggcttGGTTAAAATCTTAGATTAAAATTATGTTCGGTTTAAAAAGCTGCTTGCTTACCAAATTTTTGTTGTTTACTGCTTTCCAGCCTCAATAGTAAACAAAAAATTTGGTAAACAAAGAGCTCTTCAACCCAAACTATGATTTCAAATTGTGATTCTAACCCAAGCCAAAATTTTTAACCTTCAGCTCTTGGAAAAATGCTTTTCAATAAACTTACCTTTTTATCTCTCATTAAATCTTTCatatgcttttgaaaagtttgataatgtttaccattactgtcaaaaagtacttttgagaataTAAAATGTCAATTTTAGACATGATGCCATAAAGTGAAAGATTTAATGGGAGATGAAAAAAGTAACTTTGTTGAAAAAtacttttccaaaatttttggcttGGTTAAAATCCTAGTTTAAAATCATGTTCGGTTTAAAAAGCTGCTTGCTTACTAAATTTTTGTTGTTTACTGCTTTCTAGCCTCAATAGTAAACAAAAAATTTGGTAAACAAAGAGCTCTTCAACCCAAACTATGATTTCAAATTGTGATTCTAACCCAAGCCAAAATTTTTAACCTTCAGCTCTTGGAAAAATGCTTTTCAATAAACTTACCTTTTTATCTCCCATTAAATCTTTCATATGCTTTTAAAAAGTTTGATAATGTTTaccattgctgtcaaaaagtgcttttgagaataTAAAATGTCAATTTTAAACATGATGCCATAAAGTGAAAGATTTAATAAAAGTAACTTTGTTGAAAAAtacttttccaaaatttttggcttGGTTAAAATCCTAGTTTAAAATCATGTTCGGTTTAAAAAGCTGCTTGCTTATCAAATTTTTGTTGTTTACTGCTTTCCAGCCTCAATAGTaaacaaaaaatttgataaaCAAAGAGCTCTTCAACCCAAACTATGATTTCAAATTGTGATTCTAACCCAAGCCAAAATTTTTAACCTTCAACTCTTGGAAAAATGCTTTTCAATAAACTTACATTTTTATCTCCCATTAAATCTTTCatatgcttttgaaaagtttgataatgtttaccattactgtcaaaaagtgcttttgagaatataaaatgtcaattttagatatgacgccataaagcgaaagatTTAATGGGAGATGAAAAAAGTAACTTTGTTGAAAAAtacttttccaaaatttttggcttGGTTAAAATCCTAGTTTAAAATCATGTTCGGTTTAAAAAGCTGCTTGCTTACCAAATTTTTGTTGTTTCCTGCTTTCCAGCCTCAATAGTAAACAAAAAAATTGGTAAACAAAGAGCTCTTCAACCCAAACTATGATTTCAAATTGTGATTCTAACCCAAGCCAAAATTTTTAACCTTCTTTTGGAAAAAATGTTTTTCAATGAACTTACCTTTTTATCTCTCATTAAATCTTTCATATGCTTTTAAAAAGTTTGATAATGTTTACCATTGTTGTCaaaaagtgtttttcaaaagataaaatgttaattttagacGTGATGTTATAAAGTGAAAGATTTAATGGGAGATAAAAGAAGTAACTTATTTGAAAAATACTTTTCCAAACTTTTTGGCTTGGttaaaatcttagtttaaaaTCATGTTCGGTTTAAAAAGCTGCTTGGTTACCAAATTTTTGTTGTTTACTGCTTTCAAGCCTTAATAGTAAACAAAAAATTTGGTAAACAAAGAGCTCTTCAAACCAAACCATGATTTTAAATTGTGATTCTAACCCaagccaaaaagccaaaatttttaaCCTTCGGCTTTTGGAAAAGTATTTTTCAATGAAGTTACTTTTTTTTATCTCCCATTAAATCTTTCAATTATAACATCATGTCTAAAATTGACATTTTATCTTCTCAAAAGCGCTTTTTGACAATAATGGTAAAcactatcaaaatttttaaaagttcctTTTTGCAGCGCTTATCAAAAACACTTTTCAACTCCAATGGTAAATTAGCCCTAGACAACTATGCATAgtattagtatctcgcacaactATGTATGGTATTAGTATCTCACAACCATCaacacttaaaaattaaatttaaacatagaAAGGTAAATGCACCATGAAGGCCCTTATACTAAAAGTTAGATTGTATATTGCAGCATCTCCTgaaaattgagcaaattggtccattttttgagtagaagaaacaaaatgcaatccaactcttaatataaggacctctatagtacttttaccaacaataaaaacgaaaatggtgaaaaaaaaatcacaaaata
This region includes:
- the LOC107937777 gene encoding zinc finger A20 and AN1 domain-containing stress-associated protein 3; this translates as MAEEHRCQAPKLCANNCGLIGSPATQNLCSKCHRDLQLKQHRSSSAKHAVNQTSIPSPSSFPSVSSSSSADKDAGSVAETKAAEVVEVEVRPKRCLSCNKRVGLTGFKCRCGMVFCGIHRYPEEHGCKFDFKAMGKQQIAQANPVVKAIKLHKI